Genomic DNA from Streptomyces sp. PCS3-D2:
TGGACTCGCCGCCGCCCTACGGCGGAGAGGTGCTCACCGAGGCCTGGCGCGCCCTGCACCTGCTCCGGCTGGTGGCCCGGGACCAGACCAGCAAGGACTGGGACGATCCCGAGGTCCGGTCGCTGATCGACGGGGTGATCGCCGCCTACCGGCCCGGGCTCCCGCAGACCTGCCGCATGCCGGGCTCCCTGTGGATCTACGCCGTCATGATCGCGGGCAATGCCGAGCTGCTCAAGCAGGTCGTCGACGCGACCGTGGCCACCGCCCGCACGCTCGGCCGGAACTGGGAGCTCGCATCCGCCCTCCAGTTGCGCGCCAACATCCTCGCCAACCGCGCCGACTGGGCGGGCGACGCCTCCCGCGACGCGGACGAGAGCCTGGAGCTGTTCCGGGACCTCGGTGACGACTGGGGCTGCGCGGAGGCGCTCTCCGCCCGCGCGGAGTCCCGCGAGCGGCGGGGCGAGTACGCCCTGGCCGCCCGCGACTACCGCGAGGCGATCGCCTACGCCGAACGTCTCGGCGCGAAGGCGCAGGTGACGGTGTTGCGTGTGCGGATGGCCGGCATGCTCACCGAGAACGCCGAGATCGCGGAGGCGGAGCGGATCCTGACCGACATCACCACCTCGGTGCAGCAGTCCGGCAGCGAGGCGATGCCCGCCGCCCGGATGTTCCTCGCGGGCATCCTCGGCCGCACCGGCCGGATCCCCGAGGCCCGCGTCCAGATCCAGGTGCTGCGCGAGGAGTTCGCCTTCGGCGCGTACGCCGTCTTCAACGTCTTCCTGCTCGCCACGACGGCTTGGCTGGACAACCAGGACGGCTGTTTCGAGGACGCCCTGCAGGGGATTCGCGACGCCACGTCCGCCTTCCTGCATCCGCTGGCGCTGATGGTCGCCCCGCACCTGCCCGCGACGTTCCTCCTGACGGCCGCCGTCTCGCTGGTGTCGCCCGGCGGACCGCAGCGGGAGTACGACGGCGCGCGGCTGCTCGGCGCCTATCACGCGCTGCTGCCGCCCGACCACTTCCCCGTGACCACCGAGCGCGAGGACTTCGCCTTCGCCGAGAAGCAGGCGCGGTCGGTGCTCGGCGACACGGCCTACCGAGCGGCGTACGCCGAAGGCGGCGGCCTCACGCTGGAGGAGGCCACCGCCCTGGTCTGACCCGTCCCCCGACCGGGGCCCGTCCGGGACGCGATCCGGAGCAGGCCGGCCGCGGGTCAGGTCTTCTGGCGGAACTTGCGGACCGCGAGCGGCATGGTGACCGCCGTGATGGCCAGCGACCAGAGCAGTGTCATCCACACCGAGTCGCCGACGGGGGTGCCGTTGATCAGGGCGCGGGCGGCGTCCGCCAGGTTCGACAGCGGGTTGTAGTCCGTGAAGGACTGCAGCCAGCCCGGCATCGTGGACGGCGGGGCGAAGATCGAGCTGCCGAACTGCAGCGGCATCAGGACCAGCATCGCCATGCCCTGGACGGCCTGGGCGGTCTTCATGGTGAGACCGAGCAGGATGAAGATCCACATCAGGGCGCTGCCGAAGACGGCCGACAGCCCGACGGCGAGGAGCAGGTCCAGCATCGAGGACTTGATCGACAGGCCGAGCAGGAAGCCCACGCCCAGCAGGATCGTGATGGCCACCAGCATCCGGCCGAGCTCGACGACGATCTTGGCGAGGAGCACGGACGACCGGGCGATCGGCATGGACCGGAACCGGTCCATCACGCCCTTCTTGAAGTCGTCGTTGACCCCGGTCCCCACCGCCATCGCGATGTTCATGC
This window encodes:
- a CDS encoding ABC transporter permease; amino-acid sequence: MSAATTTKPAPTAPGPARALAGHGEGRIGLRANLRHIGALVRRNALQIKQDPESMFDVLFMPIIFTLLFVFVFGGAISGKGNQADYVNYVVPGLMAMMGMNIAMAVGTGVNDDFKKGVMDRFRSMPIARSSVLLAKIVVELGRMLVAITILLGVGFLLGLSIKSSMLDLLLAVGLSAVFGSALMWIFILLGLTMKTAQAVQGMAMLVLMPLQFGSSIFAPPSTMPGWLQSFTDYNPLSNLADAARALINGTPVGDSVWMTLLWSLAITAVTMPLAVRKFRQKT